One segment of Burkholderia multivorans ATCC BAA-247 DNA contains the following:
- the thiD gene encoding bifunctional hydroxymethylpyrimidine kinase/phosphomethylpyrimidine kinase produces the protein MTHPIPNVLTIAGSDSGGGAGIQADLKTFSALGAYGASAITALTAQNTRGVTGVHAPDPAFVTAQLDAVFGDIRIDAVKIGMLANAPIVHAVADALRRYAPRFVVLDTVMISKSAHALLAPEAVDALRDALLPLATVVTPNLPEAAALLGDAHATTEDDMVRQGRALLQTGARAVLMKGGHLPDAAASPDWLVAQAGAVRLDGPRVPVSNTHGTGCTLSSAIAALLPQLPDLESAVREAKAYLTGAIAASGQLDVGHGVGPVHHFHRWW, from the coding sequence ATGACGCATCCGATACCCAACGTGCTGACGATCGCCGGCTCCGATTCCGGCGGCGGCGCCGGCATCCAGGCCGACCTGAAGACGTTCTCCGCACTCGGCGCATACGGCGCGAGCGCGATCACCGCGCTGACCGCGCAGAACACGCGCGGCGTCACGGGTGTGCACGCGCCCGATCCCGCGTTCGTGACCGCGCAGCTCGACGCGGTGTTCGGCGACATTCGCATCGATGCGGTGAAGATCGGCATGCTCGCGAACGCGCCGATCGTGCACGCCGTCGCCGACGCGCTGCGGCGTTACGCACCGCGCTTCGTCGTGCTCGACACGGTGATGATCTCGAAGAGCGCGCATGCGCTGCTCGCGCCCGAGGCGGTCGACGCACTGCGCGACGCGCTGCTGCCGCTCGCGACGGTCGTCACGCCGAATCTGCCGGAAGCGGCCGCGCTGCTCGGCGACGCGCACGCGACGACCGAGGACGACATGGTGCGCCAAGGCCGCGCGCTGCTGCAGACCGGCGCACGTGCGGTGCTGATGAAAGGCGGCCACTTGCCCGATGCGGCCGCGAGCCCCGACTGGCTCGTCGCGCAAGCGGGCGCCGTGCGGCTCGACGGCCCGCGCGTGCCGGTCAGCAATACGCACGGTACGGGCTGCACGCTGTCGTCCGCGATCGCTGCGCTGCTGCCGCAGCTGCCGGACCTCGAAAGCGCGGTGCGCGAAGCGAAGGCCTATCTGACCGGCGCGATCGCCGCGAGCGGCCAGCTCGACGTCGGCCACGGCGTCGGCCCCGTCCACCATTTCCATCGCTGGTGGTGA
- the lplT gene encoding lysophospholipid transporter LplT — protein sequence MKKGFYTIMAAQFFSSLADNALLIAAIALLKDLHAPNWMTPLLKLFFVLSYVVLAAYVGAFADSRPKGRVMFITNSIKVVGCLIMLFGAHPLLAYGIVGFGAAAYSPAKYGILTELLPADRLVAANGWIEGTTVSSIILGTVLGGALISPHIASHVIAHTPSWIGTPAEAAMAIIMALYVIAALFNLRIPDTGARYPKQERGPVKLVTDFADCFMVLWRDKLGQISLAVTTLFWGAGATLQFIVLKWAEVSLGMTLSEGAILQAVVAVGVAGGAIAAAGRIPLKKSLTVLPVGIMMGIAVMLMAFYTRDLFPSHWALHIGHLRLPVYLIVAYVFLIGVGALSGYFVVPMNALLQHRGHVLLSAGHSIAVQNFNENLSVLVMLCLYAVLVWLDVPVGVVIVLFGTFVCLTMWLVMRRHQANQRQFDSVALIGESRH from the coding sequence ATGAAAAAAGGTTTTTACACCATCATGGCCGCGCAGTTTTTCTCGTCGTTGGCCGACAATGCGCTTCTCATCGCCGCCATCGCCTTGCTGAAAGACCTCCACGCCCCGAACTGGATGACACCGCTGCTCAAGCTGTTCTTCGTGTTGTCCTATGTGGTGCTCGCGGCGTACGTCGGCGCGTTCGCCGATTCCCGTCCGAAGGGCCGCGTGATGTTCATCACCAATTCGATCAAGGTGGTCGGCTGCCTCATCATGCTGTTCGGCGCGCATCCGCTGCTCGCGTACGGCATCGTCGGCTTCGGCGCGGCCGCCTACTCGCCCGCCAAATACGGGATTCTGACCGAGCTGCTGCCGGCCGACCGGCTCGTCGCCGCGAACGGCTGGATCGAAGGCACGACGGTCAGCTCGATCATCCTCGGTACCGTGCTCGGCGGCGCGCTGATCAGCCCGCACATCGCATCGCACGTGATCGCCCACACGCCGTCGTGGATCGGTACGCCGGCCGAAGCGGCGATGGCCATCATCATGGCGCTGTACGTGATCGCCGCGCTGTTCAACCTGCGCATTCCCGATACCGGCGCGCGCTATCCGAAACAGGAGCGCGGGCCCGTCAAGCTCGTCACCGATTTCGCCGACTGCTTCATGGTGCTCTGGCGCGACAAGCTCGGCCAGATCTCGCTCGCGGTCACGACGCTGTTCTGGGGCGCCGGTGCGACGCTACAGTTCATCGTGCTGAAATGGGCCGAAGTCTCGCTCGGCATGACGCTGTCCGAAGGCGCGATCCTGCAGGCCGTGGTCGCGGTCGGCGTCGCGGGCGGCGCGATCGCCGCCGCGGGGCGGATTCCGCTGAAGAAGTCGCTGACGGTGCTGCCCGTCGGCATCATGATGGGCATCGCGGTGATGCTGATGGCGTTCTACACGCGCGATCTGTTTCCGTCGCACTGGGCGCTGCACATCGGTCATCTGCGCCTGCCCGTGTATCTGATCGTCGCCTACGTGTTCCTGATCGGCGTCGGCGCGCTGTCCGGCTACTTCGTCGTTCCGATGAATGCGCTGCTGCAGCATCGCGGCCACGTGCTGCTGTCGGCCGGCCATTCGATCGCGGTGCAGAACTTCAACGAGAACCTGTCGGTGCTCGTGATGCTGTGCCTGTATGCGGTGCTCGTCTGGCTCGACGTGCCGGTCGGCGTCGTGATCGTGCTGTTCGGCACGTTCGTGTGCCTGACGATGTGGCTCGTGATGCGCCGCCATCAGGCGAACCAGCGCCAGTTCGATTCGGTCGCGCTGATCGGCGAATCGCGGCACTGA
- the alr gene encoding alanine racemase yields the protein MPRPISATIHTAALANNLSVVRRYAGPSKVWAVVKANAYGHGLARVFPGLRGTDGFGLLDLDEAVKLRELGWAGPILLLEGFFRSTDIDVIDRYSLTTTVHNDEQMRMLETARLSKPVNVQLKMNSGMNRLGYAPEKYRAAWERARACPSIGQITLMTHFSDADNERGVAEQLATFERGAANIAGARCLANSAAVLWHPDTHFDWVRPGIVLYGASPSGLSSDIADTGLKPAMTLSSELIAVQSIGKGQAIGYGSTFSAPAPMRIGVVACGYADGYPRVAPEGTPVIVDGIRTRIVGRVSMDMITVDLTPCPQAGVGARVELWGNALSIDDVARHCGTIGYELMCAVAARVPVRAE from the coding sequence ATGCCGCGCCCGATCTCCGCCACCATCCACACTGCCGCTCTCGCGAACAATCTCTCCGTCGTCCGCCGCTATGCCGGCCCGTCCAAAGTCTGGGCGGTCGTCAAGGCCAACGCGTACGGCCACGGGCTCGCGCGCGTGTTCCCGGGCCTGCGCGGCACAGACGGCTTCGGGCTGCTCGATCTCGACGAAGCCGTGAAGCTGCGCGAGCTCGGCTGGGCGGGCCCGATCCTGCTGCTCGAGGGCTTCTTCCGCTCGACCGACATCGACGTGATCGACCGCTACAGCCTGACGACCACCGTGCACAACGACGAGCAGATGCGGATGCTGGAAACCGCGCGGCTGTCGAAGCCCGTCAACGTGCAGTTGAAGATGAACAGCGGCATGAACCGGCTCGGCTACGCGCCGGAGAAATACCGCGCCGCATGGGAGCGCGCCCGCGCGTGTCCGAGCATCGGACAGATCACGTTGATGACCCATTTTTCGGATGCCGACAACGAGCGCGGCGTCGCCGAGCAGCTCGCGACTTTCGAGCGCGGCGCGGCGAACATCGCAGGCGCGCGCTGCCTCGCGAATTCGGCGGCCGTGCTCTGGCATCCGGACACGCATTTCGACTGGGTGCGGCCCGGGATCGTGCTGTACGGCGCGTCGCCGTCGGGGCTGTCGTCCGATATCGCGGATACCGGCCTGAAGCCGGCGATGACGCTGTCGTCCGAGCTGATCGCGGTGCAATCGATCGGCAAGGGGCAGGCGATCGGCTACGGCTCGACGTTCTCCGCGCCCGCGCCGATGCGGATCGGCGTCGTCGCATGCGGGTACGCGGACGGCTATCCGCGCGTCGCGCCCGAAGGCACGCCGGTGATCGTCGACGGCATCCGCACGCGCATTGTCGGGCGCGTCTCGATGGACATGATCACGGTCGACCTAACCCCGTGTCCGCAGGCCGGCGTCGGGGCGCGCGTCGAGCTGTGGGGCAATGCGCTGTCGATCGACGACGTCGCGCGCCATTGCGGGACGATCGGCTACGAGCTCATGTGCGCAGTCGCGGCCCGCGTGCCGGTGCGTGCGGAATAA
- the rimI gene encoding ribosomal protein S18-alanine N-acetyltransferase, translating to MTGVLLSDRYLSPMTDADLDEVVAIEQAAYEFPWSRGNFEDSLRNGYFGVCLRHVTGTLVGYCVLMPVIDEMHLLNLCVAPAAQRSGAGLALLREAVRIARAERLDGVLLEVRPSNPRAIQLYERFGFVTIGRRKNYYPARHRSREDAIVMRLTLNNDGGAHGVG from the coding sequence ATGACGGGCGTCCTGCTGAGCGACCGTTATCTGTCGCCGATGACGGATGCCGATCTCGACGAAGTCGTCGCGATCGAGCAGGCCGCGTACGAATTCCCGTGGAGCCGCGGCAACTTCGAGGATTCGCTGCGCAACGGCTATTTCGGCGTGTGCCTGCGTCACGTGACGGGCACGCTCGTCGGCTATTGCGTGCTGATGCCCGTCATCGACGAGATGCATCTGCTGAACCTCTGCGTCGCGCCCGCCGCGCAGCGCTCGGGCGCCGGTCTCGCGCTGCTGCGCGAAGCCGTGCGCATTGCACGCGCCGAACGGCTCGACGGCGTGCTGCTCGAAGTGCGGCCGTCGAATCCGCGCGCGATCCAGCTGTACGAGCGTTTCGGCTTCGTGACGATCGGCCGGCGCAAGAACTACTATCCGGCGCGGCATCGCAGCCGGGAGGACGCGATCGTGATGCGTCTGACGCTGAACAACGACGGAGGCGCGCATGGCGTGGGCTGA
- the radA gene encoding DNA repair protein RadA produces MAKQKTVYVCSECGGQTPKWQGQCPSCQAWNTLVESVAESPSAHRFQSLAKRAPVQRLVDIEAADVPRFSTGIGEFDRVLGGGLVAGGVVLIGGDPGIGKSTLLLQSLADIASERRALYISGEESAAQIALRAQRLALLDGAAPAAELKLLAEIQLEKIQAAIDAERPDVAVIDSIQTVYSEALTSAPGSVAQVRECAAQLTRIAKQSGTAIIMVGHVTKEGNLAGPRVLEHIVDTVLYFEGDTHSSFRLVRAFKNRFGAVNELGVFAMTERGLRGVANPSALFLSQHEQVVPGSCVLVTQEGTRPLLVEIQALVDTAHVPNPRRLAVGLEQNRLAMLLAVLHRHAGIACFDQDVFLNAVGGVKIAEPAADLAVLLAIHSSMRNKALPKGLIVFGEVGLAGEIRPSPRGQERLREAAKLGFTTALIPKANAPKQAIEGLNVMAVERLEQAIDRVRGLE; encoded by the coding sequence GTGGCAAAACAGAAAACCGTCTATGTCTGCAGCGAGTGCGGCGGACAAACCCCGAAGTGGCAGGGGCAGTGCCCGTCGTGCCAGGCCTGGAATACGCTCGTCGAATCGGTCGCCGAATCGCCGAGCGCCCATCGCTTCCAGTCGCTCGCGAAACGTGCGCCCGTCCAGCGCCTCGTCGACATCGAAGCGGCCGACGTGCCGCGCTTCTCGACCGGGATCGGCGAATTCGATCGCGTGCTCGGCGGCGGCCTCGTCGCGGGCGGCGTCGTGCTGATCGGCGGCGATCCGGGCATCGGCAAGTCGACGCTGCTGCTGCAGTCGCTCGCGGACATCGCGAGCGAGCGGCGCGCGCTCTATATCAGCGGCGAGGAATCGGCCGCGCAGATCGCGTTGCGCGCGCAACGACTCGCGCTGCTCGACGGTGCCGCGCCGGCCGCCGAGCTGAAGCTGCTGGCCGAGATCCAGCTCGAGAAGATCCAGGCCGCGATCGACGCGGAGCGGCCCGACGTCGCGGTGATCGACTCGATCCAGACCGTCTACTCGGAGGCGCTGACCTCCGCACCGGGCTCGGTCGCGCAGGTGCGCGAGTGCGCGGCGCAGCTCACGCGCATCGCGAAACAGTCGGGTACCGCGATCATCATGGTCGGCCACGTGACGAAGGAGGGCAACCTCGCGGGCCCGCGCGTGCTCGAGCACATCGTCGACACGGTGCTGTACTTCGAAGGCGATACGCACTCGTCGTTCCGGCTCGTGCGCGCGTTCAAGAACCGCTTCGGCGCGGTCAACGAACTCGGCGTGTTCGCGATGACCGAGCGCGGGCTGCGCGGCGTCGCGAACCCGTCGGCACTGTTCCTGTCGCAGCACGAGCAGGTCGTGCCCGGCTCGTGCGTGCTCGTCACGCAGGAGGGCACGCGCCCGCTGCTCGTCGAAATCCAGGCGCTCGTCGATACCGCGCACGTGCCGAATCCGCGCCGGCTCGCGGTTGGCCTCGAACAGAACCGGCTCGCGATGCTGCTCGCCGTGCTGCACCGGCATGCGGGCATCGCGTGCTTCGATCAGGACGTGTTCCTGAACGCGGTGGGCGGCGTGAAGATCGCCGAGCCCGCGGCCGATCTCGCGGTGCTGCTCGCGATTCACTCGTCGATGCGCAACAAGGCGTTGCCGAAGGGGCTGATCGTGTTCGGCGAAGTCGGCCTGGCCGGCGAGATCCGCCCGTCGCCGCGCGGGCAGGAGCGCTTGCGCGAGGCCGCGAAGCTCGGCTTCACGACCGCGCTGATTCCGAAGGCGAACGCGCCCAAGCAGGCGATCGAGGGCCTGAACGTGATGGCGGTCGAGCGGCTCGAGCAGGCGATCGACCGCGTGCGCGGCCTCGAATGA
- the tsaB gene encoding tRNA (adenosine(37)-N6)-threonylcarbamoyltransferase complex dimerization subunit type 1 TsaB, whose translation MSAMTQTVLLAIDTSTEYCSVALLRSAPADAAVSSPQTWFRHEMTGAVSSTRVLPALQELFAESGLTLADCDAIAFGAGPGSFTGLRTATGIAQGLAFGRGLPVVPIGTLLACAEHARLRAPGTTRVLAALDARMDEAYWADFAWDDEAHDWRTLHPASLDAPAAVGVPDAPFTLAGNAAAAFGAQLPAAARATTIDGEALPHALAVAHAALRAFRAGRVVPADQAAPEYVRDKVAQTTAERIAARAARTDGAQG comes from the coding sequence ATGTCGGCCATGACGCAAACAGTGCTCCTCGCCATCGATACGTCGACCGAATACTGCTCGGTCGCGCTGCTGCGCTCGGCCCCGGCCGATGCCGCCGTTTCTTCCCCGCAAACCTGGTTCCGTCACGAGATGACGGGCGCCGTGTCGAGCACGCGCGTGCTGCCGGCGCTCCAGGAACTCTTCGCCGAATCCGGCCTTACGCTCGCCGACTGCGACGCGATCGCGTTCGGCGCCGGCCCCGGCTCGTTTACGGGCCTGCGCACCGCCACCGGCATTGCACAGGGCCTCGCGTTCGGTCGCGGGCTGCCCGTCGTGCCGATCGGCACGCTGCTCGCGTGCGCGGAGCACGCGCGGCTGCGCGCGCCCGGCACGACGCGCGTGCTGGCGGCGCTCGACGCGCGGATGGACGAAGCGTACTGGGCCGACTTCGCCTGGGACGACGAGGCGCACGACTGGCGCACACTGCATCCGGCGTCGCTCGACGCGCCGGCGGCGGTCGGCGTGCCCGATGCGCCGTTTACGCTCGCCGGCAACGCGGCCGCCGCATTCGGCGCGCAGCTGCCCGCGGCCGCGCGCGCGACGACGATCGACGGCGAAGCGCTGCCGCATGCGCTCGCAGTCGCGCATGCGGCGCTGCGTGCGTTCCGCGCAGGGCGTGTCGTGCCGGCCGATCAGGCTGCGCCGGAATACGTGCGCGACAAGGTCGCGCAGACGACGGCCGAGCGGATCGCGGCACGCGCAGCGCGCACGGACGGGGCGCAGGGATGA
- a CDS encoding DUF2866 domain-containing protein, whose protein sequence is MLKRYGDAPGGRLYNLRGCRVSEPIRQPWGGGCRIVEWIDDDGRLARRVVSEDVTEAEVVAAIRRPTEGRRHLMDDDEQLPRDTLPRR, encoded by the coding sequence ATGTTGAAACGGTATGGGGATGCGCCCGGCGGACGTCTTTACAACCTGCGCGGCTGCCGCGTATCCGAACCGATTCGCCAGCCCTGGGGCGGCGGATGCCGGATCGTCGAATGGATCGACGACGACGGGCGTCTCGCGCGCCGCGTCGTGTCGGAGGATGTGACCGAAGCGGAAGTCGTCGCGGCGATCCGCCGGCCGACCGAAGGGCGCCGGCATCTGATGGACGACGACGAGCAGCTGCCGCGCGATACGCTGCCGCGGCGCTGA
- a CDS encoding DUF1853 family protein: MTGRAAFAFVDTLRDVAVRDLGWLLASPSLLSAAPGAPLAQPWSTAAEQSAAEAWLAALDASPAPLHRALDGLRPVRLGRYAECLLEYFLAHGPSLSLVAANLPLRTHGHTLGEVDFLVDARDGRRLHWELAVKCYLCAPVRERATLADFVGPNLVDRFDRKRSRLVEHQLTLSRRDGFARLGYGPLSDAQMFVKGWLFYPHRAPVPPVSADIAPDHPRGFWLTHAQWAEWAAAQPADAAWSVLPRLAWLAPRRIAANVANAGTPPVPFADTRALPAALSERPAPALIGVYKAEPDGTWYETARGFIVPDDWPARAQAFAALAG; this comes from the coding sequence ATGACCGGGCGCGCGGCGTTCGCCTTCGTCGATACGCTGCGCGACGTCGCAGTTCGCGACCTCGGCTGGCTGCTCGCCAGTCCGAGCCTGCTGAGCGCCGCGCCCGGCGCGCCGCTGGCGCAGCCATGGTCGACCGCGGCCGAGCAGAGCGCCGCCGAAGCATGGCTCGCGGCGCTCGACGCGTCGCCCGCGCCACTGCATCGCGCGCTCGACGGGCTGCGCCCTGTGCGGCTCGGCCGCTATGCGGAGTGCCTGCTCGAATACTTCCTCGCGCACGGCCCGTCGCTGTCGCTCGTCGCGGCCAATCTGCCGCTGCGCACGCATGGCCACACGCTCGGCGAAGTCGATTTTCTCGTCGATGCACGGGACGGCCGACGCCTGCATTGGGAACTCGCGGTGAAGTGCTATCTATGCGCACCGGTGCGGGAGCGTGCGACGCTGGCCGATTTCGTCGGACCGAATCTCGTCGACCGGTTCGATCGCAAACGCAGCCGGCTCGTCGAGCACCAGCTGACGCTGAGTCGCCGCGACGGCTTCGCGCGGCTCGGCTACGGCCCCTTGTCCGATGCGCAGATGTTCGTGAAGGGCTGGCTGTTCTATCCGCATCGCGCACCGGTGCCGCCCGTCTCGGCCGACATCGCGCCGGATCATCCGCGCGGCTTCTGGCTCACGCATGCGCAGTGGGCGGAATGGGCCGCCGCGCAGCCGGCGGACGCGGCCTGGAGCGTCCTGCCGCGGCTCGCCTGGCTCGCGCCGCGGCGGATCGCGGCGAACGTGGCAAACGCCGGCACGCCGCCCGTGCCGTTTGCCGACACGCGCGCGTTGCCGGCGGCGCTGTCCGAGCGCCCGGCGCCTGCGCTGATCGGTGTTTACAAAGCGGAACCGGACGGCACGTGGTACGAGACCGCGCGCGGCTTCATCGTGCCGGACGACTGGCCAGCGCGAGCGCAGGCCTTTGCCGCGCTGGCCGGCTGA
- a CDS encoding glutathione peroxidase gives MSSLYTFSADTLAGVPSTLDVYRGKVLLIVNTASECGFTPQYAGLQKLYERYAARGFFVLGFPCNQFGKQEPGDAEQIGAFCERNYGVTFPIFAKIDVKGPNAHPLYRYLTDESPGIFGLKAIKWNFTKFLIDRDGRIVKRYAPSTKPEDIAADIEKLL, from the coding sequence ATGTCTTCCCTGTATACATTCAGCGCCGACACGCTGGCCGGTGTGCCGAGCACGCTCGATGTCTATCGCGGCAAGGTGCTCCTGATCGTCAATACCGCGAGCGAGTGCGGTTTCACGCCGCAGTACGCGGGGCTGCAGAAGCTGTACGAACGCTACGCGGCGCGCGGCTTTTTCGTGCTCGGCTTTCCCTGCAACCAGTTCGGCAAGCAGGAGCCGGGCGACGCCGAGCAGATCGGCGCCTTCTGCGAGCGCAATTACGGCGTCACGTTTCCGATATTCGCGAAGATCGACGTGAAGGGTCCGAACGCGCATCCGCTGTATCGCTATCTGACCGACGAGTCGCCCGGCATCTTCGGCCTGAAGGCGATCAAGTGGAACTTCACGAAATTCCTGATCGACCGCGACGGGCGCATCGTGAAGCGCTACGCGCCTTCGACAAAGCCTGAGGACATCGCCGCGGATATCGAAAAGCTGCTCTGA
- a CDS encoding ATP-binding cassette domain-containing protein, giving the protein MIRFNQFSLARGTKPLFDSASFVLNPGEKAGLIGANGAGKSTLFAVLRGELHADAGDFSMPPSWRIAHVSQETPAVDRSALDYTLDGDAALREIEARIAAASAAHDGAAEAEAHAAFADADGYTAPARAEALLLGLGFTLAQTREPVASFSGGWRMRLNLAQALMCRSDLLLLDEPTNHLDLDAIVWLEDWLHRYPGTLVVISHDREFLDSICNVTLHLENRQIKRYGGNYSQFEVLRAQQLALQQSAYEKQQKTVAHLQSFIDRFKAKATKARQAQSRMKALEKMELIAPAHVASPFTFEFRTPDAAPNPMMVMEDVRCGYRADDGTEIPIVERVTLSIQNGQRIGLLGANGQGKSTLIKTLAGTLTPLSGHVREGKGLTIGYFAQHQLETLREDDSPLAHLARLAPDTREQELRDFLGGFNFSGDMATSAVGPFSGGEKARLALALIIWQKPNLLLLDEPTNHLDLETRHALTMALAQFEGTLILVSHDRHLLRATTDQFMLVAKHRLQPFDGDLDDYRDWLLQHAAEQRAAAKAEGAAASGAAPAVNRKDQKRQAAEERQRLSQLKKPLQTRITKLEKEMETLHAEKARLDAFVADPASYEAARKAELTDAIRKLGDVNARLEAIEADWLAAQEELEQIG; this is encoded by the coding sequence GTGATCCGTTTCAATCAGTTCAGCCTTGCGCGCGGCACCAAGCCGCTGTTCGACTCGGCCTCGTTCGTGCTCAATCCCGGCGAGAAAGCCGGCCTGATCGGCGCGAACGGCGCCGGCAAGTCGACGCTGTTCGCGGTCCTGCGCGGCGAGCTGCACGCCGACGCCGGCGATTTCTCGATGCCGCCGTCGTGGCGGATCGCGCACGTGTCGCAGGAAACGCCCGCCGTCGATCGCTCCGCGCTCGACTACACGCTCGACGGCGACGCCGCGTTGCGCGAGATCGAGGCACGCATCGCCGCTGCCTCGGCCGCCCATGATGGCGCGGCCGAAGCCGAAGCGCACGCGGCGTTCGCGGACGCCGACGGCTACACCGCGCCCGCGCGTGCGGAAGCGCTGCTGCTCGGCCTCGGCTTCACGCTCGCGCAAACGCGCGAGCCGGTCGCGAGCTTCTCCGGCGGCTGGCGGATGCGGCTGAATCTCGCGCAGGCGCTGATGTGCCGGTCCGATCTGCTGCTGCTCGACGAGCCGACCAACCACCTCGATCTCGACGCAATCGTCTGGCTCGAAGACTGGCTGCACCGCTATCCCGGCACGCTCGTCGTGATCTCGCACGACCGCGAATTTCTCGACTCGATCTGCAACGTCACGCTGCATCTCGAGAATCGGCAGATCAAGCGCTACGGCGGCAACTATTCGCAATTCGAAGTGCTGCGTGCGCAGCAGCTCGCGCTGCAGCAGAGCGCGTACGAGAAGCAGCAGAAGACAGTCGCGCACCTGCAGAGCTTCATCGACCGCTTCAAGGCGAAGGCGACCAAGGCACGCCAGGCGCAGAGCCGGATGAAGGCGCTCGAAAAGATGGAGCTGATCGCGCCCGCGCACGTCGCGTCGCCGTTCACGTTCGAGTTCCGCACGCCGGATGCGGCGCCGAACCCGATGATGGTGATGGAAGACGTGCGCTGCGGCTACCGTGCGGACGACGGCACCGAGATTCCGATCGTCGAGCGCGTGACGCTGTCGATCCAGAACGGGCAGCGCATCGGCCTGCTCGGCGCGAACGGCCAGGGCAAGTCGACGCTGATCAAGACGCTGGCCGGCACGCTCACGCCGCTGTCCGGGCACGTGCGCGAAGGCAAGGGGCTGACGATCGGCTATTTCGCGCAGCACCAGCTCGAGACGCTGCGCGAGGACGATTCGCCGCTCGCGCATCTTGCGCGACTCGCGCCCGACACGCGCGAGCAGGAACTGCGCGACTTCCTCGGCGGCTTCAACTTCTCGGGCGACATGGCGACGAGCGCGGTCGGCCCGTTCTCGGGCGGCGAGAAGGCGCGCCTCGCGCTCGCGCTGATCATCTGGCAGAAGCCGAACCTGCTGCTGCTCGACGAACCGACGAACCACCTCGATCTCGAAACGCGTCATGCGCTGACGATGGCGCTCGCACAGTTCGAGGGCACGCTGATTCTCGTCTCGCACGATCGTCACCTGCTGCGCGCGACGACCGACCAGTTCATGCTCGTCGCGAAGCACCGGCTGCAGCCGTTCGACGGCGATCTCGACGATTACCGCGACTGGCTGCTCCAGCATGCGGCCGAACAGCGCGCGGCCGCGAAGGCGGAAGGTGCCGCCGCATCGGGCGCGGCGCCGGCCGTGAACCGCAAGGACCAGAAGCGTCAGGCGGCCGAGGAGCGACAGCGTCTATCGCAACTGAAGAAGCCGCTGCAGACGCGCATCACGAAGCTCGAGAAGGAAATGGAGACGCTGCACGCGGAGAAGGCGCGCCTCGATGCGTTCGTCGCCGATCCGGCGAGCTACGAGGCCGCGCGAAAGGCCGAGCTGACCGATGCAATCCGCAAGCTCGGCGACGTGAATGCGCGGCTCGAAGCGATCGAGGCGGACTGGCTCGCCGCGCAGGAAGAACTGGAGCAGATCGGCTGA
- a CDS encoding uracil-DNA glycosylase, with protein sequence MAWAEAALEEMGLAQIWVRRGQRASGSAAGDGAVAAQSEAAGAGAETVAAASDAVRSRPAAAREAHEKAAEPVARRADDGASTGAPMRATAPVADGHPVDTPRAPQPADDVPGALTAIASAQAASPSADMPPAVDDDFAWFDAAPPGDSATAAEPRAAEAPVAMLDWDALAARVADCTRCRLCEKRTNTVFGVGDREADWMLIGEAPGENEDKQGEPFVGQAGKLLDNMLRSLSLQRGENVYIANVIKCRPPGNRNPEPDEVARCEPYLQRQVALVKPKLIVALGRFAAQTLLKTDASIASLRGRVHAYEGVPVIVTYHPAYLLRSLPDKAKAWADLCLARDTFAASPAADAPPPAAP encoded by the coding sequence ATGGCGTGGGCTGAAGCGGCGCTCGAGGAGATGGGCCTCGCGCAGATCTGGGTACGGCGCGGCCAGCGCGCGAGCGGCTCGGCGGCCGGCGACGGTGCCGTCGCGGCGCAGTCGGAAGCCGCCGGCGCCGGCGCGGAGACCGTTGCGGCGGCATCGGACGCGGTGCGGTCGCGGCCCGCGGCGGCGCGCGAAGCACATGAGAAGGCGGCCGAACCGGTCGCGCGTCGGGCGGACGACGGTGCGTCGACAGGCGCGCCGATGCGCGCTACTGCGCCCGTCGCCGATGGCCATCCTGTCGACACGCCGCGTGCACCGCAGCCGGCCGACGACGTGCCCGGCGCGCTCACGGCGATCGCGTCGGCCCAGGCGGCCTCGCCGTCCGCCGACATGCCGCCGGCCGTCGACGACGATTTCGCGTGGTTCGACGCCGCGCCGCCCGGCGATTCGGCAACGGCGGCCGAGCCGCGCGCGGCCGAAGCGCCGGTCGCCATGCTCGACTGGGACGCGCTCGCCGCGCGCGTGGCCGACTGCACGCGTTGCCGCCTGTGCGAGAAGCGGACGAACACGGTATTCGGCGTCGGCGACCGCGAAGCGGACTGGATGCTGATCGGCGAGGCGCCGGGCGAAAACGAGGACAAGCAGGGCGAGCCGTTCGTCGGTCAGGCCGGCAAGCTGCTCGACAACATGCTGCGCTCGCTGTCGCTGCAGCGCGGCGAGAACGTGTACATCGCGAACGTGATCAAGTGCCGGCCGCCGGGCAACCGCAATCCCGAGCCGGACGAGGTCGCTCGCTGCGAGCCGTATCTGCAGCGCCAGGTCGCGCTGGTCAAGCCGAAGCTGATCGTCGCGCTCGGCCGCTTCGCCGCGCAGACGCTGCTGAAGACCGACGCGAGCATCGCATCGCTGCGCGGCCGCGTGCACGCTTACGAAGGCGTGCCGGTGATCGTCACGTACCACCCCGCGTATCTGTTGCGCAGCCTGCCGGACAAGGCGAAGGCATGGGCGGACCTGTGCCTGGCGCGCGACACGTTCGCGGCGTCGCCTGCTGCCGACGCGCCGCCGCCGGCCGCGCCATGA